From the Chloroflexus aurantiacus J-10-fl genome, one window contains:
- the aroE gene encoding shikimate dehydrogenase, translated as MSVGSTTTAEILLIGDPVAHSRSPAMHNAALAALGIAARYRAVQTTAAELPDRLAALRQPHFLGANVTLPHKQAVIPLLDEIEPAAARIGAVNTIVRQPDGRLLGVNTDAPGLLADLAAAGWTPVEQEVVILGASGAARAATFALADAGVNGITIVNRSLMRAIDLAAAAAANQPALRIRALSLSDPAVTDVIAHCTLLINATALGWHDDETPIADPPVGAHCLVYDMVYRETALLRAAVARGARVRDGRGMLVEQGALAFERWTGRPAPREIMWQAAFGVEHGP; from the coding sequence GTGTCAGTAGGATCAACCACTACAGCAGAGATTTTATTGATCGGCGACCCGGTAGCACACTCACGTTCACCGGCGATGCACAATGCGGCACTGGCAGCATTAGGGATTGCAGCTCGCTATCGGGCAGTACAGACTACTGCTGCTGAATTACCTGATCGTCTCGCCGCGCTACGTCAGCCTCACTTCCTGGGTGCGAACGTGACGTTGCCACACAAACAGGCGGTCATCCCCTTACTCGACGAGATCGAACCGGCAGCAGCGCGGATTGGGGCGGTGAATACGATTGTGCGTCAGCCTGATGGCAGGTTGTTGGGTGTGAACACGGATGCTCCCGGTTTACTGGCCGATCTGGCGGCTGCCGGTTGGACACCGGTCGAACAAGAGGTTGTCATCCTGGGTGCATCAGGGGCAGCGCGTGCTGCCACTTTCGCACTGGCTGATGCCGGAGTGAACGGAATCACGATTGTTAATCGGAGCCTGATGCGTGCTATTGATCTGGCCGCAGCCGCAGCCGCCAATCAGCCGGCTCTGCGTATTCGTGCCTTGTCCCTGAGCGATCCGGCAGTAACAGATGTGATTGCACATTGCACGCTTTTGATCAATGCCACCGCCCTGGGATGGCACGATGACGAAACGCCTATCGCTGACCCACCGGTAGGGGCACATTGTCTGGTCTACGATATGGTCTATCGAGAAACAGCTCTCTTACGCGCCGCAGTCGCTCGCGGCGCACGGGTGCGCGATGGGCGTGGGATGCTGGTTGAGCAGGGCGCACTGGCTTTTGAGCGTTGGACAGGCCGTCCGGCGCCACGTGAAATTATGTGGCAAGCCGCTTTTGGGGTGGAGCACGGGCCATGA
- the rlmD gene encoding 23S rRNA (uracil(1939)-C(5))-methyltransferase RlmD has product MPPFTTKTLRKAIVDRVLAGQPVTPLCPHARECGGCAFQDRTYADQVAAKTTILRMLYAEGGIDASALEVVASPDPFAYRTRMDYVATKGRFGLRARGKFNYIIELTTCHLIPPTAFAAAQAVWRHALDLGLPDYDVRTHTGFLRYVVVRRSPDDELLLAAVTAGGGEEAVMADLAATALAQPGVVGFHWLVNDSLTDVSFGEVCRYWGADRLAMRVGHFTCFIGPNTFFQNNIHLTERLINDAVAAAAPDATMRVADLYGGVGVIGLHLAQSAARVDCVESVAESVQLAHQNALMNKVSNIHPICADTLTYLREQPTGSLPVVVVDPPRTGLGLPVCQELIRIAPQRIVYVSCNPLTQVSDLQHLQSAYRIVGLRGYDMFPHTPHVEVMAVLERRVND; this is encoded by the coding sequence ATGCCACCTTTTACCACTAAAACCCTCCGTAAAGCAATCGTTGATCGCGTTCTGGCCGGTCAACCTGTGACGCCGCTGTGCCCACATGCTCGTGAATGTGGTGGCTGTGCCTTTCAGGATCGCACTTATGCGGATCAGGTCGCGGCAAAAACGACGATCCTGCGCATGCTGTACGCAGAAGGTGGGATTGACGCCTCGGCTTTAGAAGTCGTTGCCTCACCTGACCCGTTTGCCTACCGTACCCGGATGGATTACGTTGCCACCAAGGGGCGCTTCGGGCTGCGTGCTCGCGGTAAATTCAACTACATCATCGAATTGACGACGTGTCATCTAATCCCACCAACTGCCTTCGCTGCTGCCCAGGCAGTCTGGCGGCATGCGCTTGACCTGGGACTACCCGATTACGATGTGCGCACCCATACCGGTTTTTTGCGCTACGTTGTGGTACGGCGTAGTCCTGATGATGAGTTGTTGCTCGCTGCCGTCACGGCTGGAGGCGGTGAGGAGGCTGTAATGGCAGATCTGGCTGCTACCGCCCTGGCTCAACCGGGAGTGGTCGGCTTTCACTGGCTGGTCAACGACTCGCTCACCGATGTCTCGTTTGGCGAAGTATGCCGGTACTGGGGAGCTGATCGGTTGGCAATGCGGGTTGGGCACTTTACCTGCTTTATCGGGCCAAATACCTTCTTTCAGAACAATATTCATCTGACCGAACGGCTGATCAATGACGCAGTTGCCGCAGCCGCACCTGATGCTACGATGCGGGTCGCCGATCTCTACGGTGGCGTTGGTGTTATTGGTCTACATCTGGCACAATCAGCCGCGCGAGTCGATTGTGTCGAGTCAGTAGCTGAGAGTGTGCAGCTTGCCCACCAGAATGCGCTGATGAATAAGGTGTCGAATATACATCCGATCTGTGCGGATACGCTGACCTACTTGCGGGAACAACCAACCGGCAGCCTGCCAGTTGTGGTGGTTGATCCTCCACGTACCGGGTTAGGACTGCCGGTTTGCCAGGAATTAATCAGAATCGCCCCGCAGCGGATTGTCTATGTCTCGTGTAATCCATTGACGCAGGTCAGCGATCTCCAACACTTGCAGTCGGCGTACCGGATTGTCGGTTTACGCGGCTACGATATGTTTCCGCACACACCACACGTTGAAGTCATGGCAGTGCTGGAACGTCGCGTAAACGACTAG
- a CDS encoding prepilin peptidase, translating into MMDLIVVVIGLVLGSLLNVMIIRLPRERRLIGWPRCIRTGQPLRWWQLLPVIGWLLQRGRAADGRPLPVIYPLVEIGSALWLWRLYELYGFGPLFAYLAFVGAVLIVTGVVDWLYRWIYTFVILGGAIIAFIWGSLVGAGWRELLLGGLIGGVGFFFLYLLALILFPAKSAPFGLGDVYLAIFIGAALGLRHLGPALIYGVFMAGLVAAGILIARRFGRQTPEYLPYGAYLCLGVLIYVALGSYRLM; encoded by the coding sequence ATGATGGATCTCATCGTTGTGGTAATCGGTCTGGTGCTGGGCAGTCTGCTGAATGTGATGATCATTCGCCTGCCACGAGAGCGACGGCTCATCGGCTGGCCGCGTTGTATCCGCACCGGTCAACCTTTACGCTGGTGGCAGTTATTACCGGTGATCGGCTGGCTACTCCAGCGTGGTCGCGCTGCCGATGGTCGTCCCCTGCCGGTCATCTATCCATTAGTGGAGATTGGCAGTGCGCTCTGGTTGTGGCGCCTCTACGAACTCTACGGTTTTGGGCCACTCTTTGCCTATCTGGCCTTCGTTGGAGCGGTCTTGATCGTGACCGGCGTGGTTGACTGGCTTTACCGCTGGATCTATACATTTGTCATTCTAGGTGGAGCAATTATCGCTTTCATCTGGGGTTCGCTGGTTGGTGCCGGCTGGCGCGAATTGTTGCTTGGTGGACTGATTGGTGGGGTTGGGTTTTTCTTTCTGTACCTGCTGGCACTGATCTTGTTCCCGGCTAAATCGGCACCTTTCGGTCTAGGGGACGTCTATCTGGCTATCTTCATCGGTGCCGCCCTTGGATTACGTCACCTCGGCCCGGCCCTGATCTACGGTGTCTTCATGGCCGGTCTGGTGGCGGCTGGTATCCTGATCGCTCGCCGCTTCGGACGTCAGACACCGGAATATCTGCCCTATGGTGCCTATTTGTGTCTGGGAGTGCTGATCTACGTCGCACTCGGTAGTTACCGGTTGATGTGA
- a CDS encoding STAS domain-containing protein, translated as MKIDQRQLAFVLMGGMAGYTLIRGLVNLIVGDPLLTIILTLIVSAIFSVATWLYWRGWEGARAFATTGVALVVAFGLPLDEQTIVLFTPLAFAVAITNTQWVAGIGLAMIGILLGRDVLNDGLFNSVYADIGVLASYLVQVAAFAAARFALDGARVEAEQNAARAEAARREIEERARAIEQQRVELQEQNQRQQELLELVSQLETPAVRIADGVLLAPLVGGIDSRRAGKITSRLLELVYERRVNLVIIDVAGVPVIDTAVANALTQTVRALRLLGCRVTLTGISSQVALTLTHIGIELSELEVAASPQEALQRWMETQTSVIRNRRNGGDELLN; from the coding sequence GTGAAAATTGATCAACGGCAACTGGCATTTGTGCTGATGGGCGGAATGGCCGGCTATACACTGATTCGTGGTCTTGTCAATCTCATCGTCGGCGATCCGCTGCTGACGATTATCCTGACCCTCATCGTCTCGGCGATTTTTAGTGTAGCAACCTGGCTCTACTGGCGCGGTTGGGAAGGCGCACGTGCCTTTGCCACCACCGGTGTGGCGCTGGTGGTGGCGTTTGGGTTACCGCTTGATGAACAAACGATAGTGCTCTTCACTCCCCTGGCCTTTGCTGTCGCGATTACCAATACGCAGTGGGTAGCCGGTATCGGTCTGGCAATGATTGGCATCTTGTTGGGGCGTGATGTCTTGAATGATGGCCTATTCAATAGTGTCTATGCCGATATTGGTGTACTGGCAAGCTATCTGGTACAGGTTGCTGCGTTTGCCGCTGCCCGATTTGCGCTTGACGGAGCACGGGTTGAGGCTGAACAAAATGCGGCCCGGGCCGAGGCTGCCAGACGTGAGATAGAAGAACGCGCACGCGCAATTGAACAGCAGCGTGTGGAATTGCAAGAGCAAAACCAACGTCAGCAAGAGCTGCTCGAACTGGTGAGCCAGCTTGAAACGCCGGCGGTGCGAATCGCCGATGGTGTGCTGCTGGCGCCTCTGGTTGGTGGTATCGATAGTCGTCGGGCCGGTAAGATTACCAGCCGTCTGCTGGAACTGGTCTATGAACGACGGGTTAACCTGGTGATTATCGATGTCGCTGGCGTGCCGGTCATCGATACAGCGGTTGCCAATGCGTTGACGCAGACGGTGCGCGCCCTGCGATTGCTTGGTTGTCGAGTCACCCTCACCGGTATTTCATCACAGGTGGCGCTTACCCTCACCCATATCGGGATTGAGCTGAGTGAACTTGAGGTGGCTGCTTCACCACAAGAGGCATTGCAACGCTGGATGGAGACGCAGACATCGGTTATTCGTAACCGACGCAACGGTGGCGATGAATTGTTGAATTGA
- the mltG gene encoding endolytic transglycosylase MltG → MRHVRALLLGLSLLALVVSCGGYIFLGELRATPATTGEPVEFIVEPGETADDIATRLGEAGLIRQPALFRLLVRWRNLDQQIQAGRYILSPTMTMSDILKVLQSGQVVNDIQITIPEGLRLEEIAAIIAAAGLVSEDEFLAVARDGERFRADYFLLNSLPAGATLEGYLFPDTYRFAPSADAETIVRKLLDRFVEQYSTIERSVRVPGVTVHQIVTMASIIQREAALLSEMPQISAVFWNRLKPQYAPLFGGGLLGADATVQYALGYDPIEGTWWQRELTVDELAVQSPYNTRVTPGLPPGPIAAPGLAALTAAAQPDETSPYLFFVASCERDGSHKFATTIEEFRVYEAEWLACQ, encoded by the coding sequence ATGCGGCATGTCCGCGCACTTCTGTTAGGTCTTTCATTGCTGGCTCTGGTAGTCTCGTGTGGAGGATACATCTTTCTCGGTGAATTGCGCGCAACCCCGGCGACTACCGGCGAACCGGTTGAGTTCATTGTTGAACCCGGTGAAACTGCTGACGATATTGCCACCCGGCTGGGTGAAGCCGGTCTGATCCGTCAACCGGCGCTGTTTCGTTTGCTGGTACGCTGGCGTAATCTTGATCAGCAGATTCAGGCCGGACGCTACATTCTCAGCCCGACGATGACCATGAGCGATATTTTGAAGGTGTTGCAGAGTGGTCAGGTGGTGAATGACATTCAAATCACGATTCCGGAAGGATTGCGGCTCGAGGAAATAGCGGCCATCATCGCAGCGGCAGGCCTGGTCAGCGAAGATGAATTTCTGGCGGTTGCCCGTGATGGCGAGCGCTTCCGTGCCGATTACTTCTTGCTTAATAGTCTGCCGGCGGGTGCGACCCTCGAAGGGTACCTCTTCCCAGACACCTACCGTTTTGCGCCATCGGCAGATGCTGAAACGATTGTGCGCAAACTACTCGACCGGTTTGTCGAGCAGTACAGTACCATCGAACGCTCGGTACGGGTTCCCGGCGTTACTGTCCATCAAATCGTAACGATGGCTTCAATCATCCAGCGTGAAGCTGCCTTGTTGAGTGAAATGCCTCAAATCAGTGCAGTATTCTGGAATCGGCTCAAGCCCCAGTATGCCCCACTTTTTGGCGGTGGCCTGCTCGGTGCTGATGCAACTGTACAGTATGCCTTGGGATACGATCCCATTGAAGGAACCTGGTGGCAGCGCGAACTGACGGTTGACGAGCTGGCGGTGCAAAGTCCGTACAATACGCGAGTTACGCCCGGCCTGCCCCCAGGGCCAATTGCGGCTCCTGGCCTGGCTGCACTGACGGCGGCTGCCCAGCCCGATGAGACATCACCGTATCTCTTCTTCGTCGCCAGTTGTGAGCGCGATGGTTCGCATAAGTTCGCTACTACTATCGAAGAATTTCGTGTCTATGAAGCGGAGTGGCTGGCGTGTCAGTAG
- the thrC gene encoding threonine synthase: MYHAWFAAQDDPNERYPLTEVVYYSRSGGLLEVQHDMAALAQRSPEEWKRLFDERWMRTAWPYGSGVWGKKEWVCPIVSDDNVVSMFEGGTNLFWAERFGREIGLEDLWIKMCGNSHTGSFKDLGMTVLVSVVKQMISEGKPIRAIACASTGDTSAALAAYGAAAGIPTIVFLPKGKVSIAQLVQPVAHGALVLALDTDFDGCMRIVREITANPDNGIYLANSLNSLRVEGQKTVGIEIVQQFDWEVPDWIIIPGGNLGNTFALGKGLLMMHELGLIDRLPRIVTAQAANANPLYRSYLTGFREYEPIKAQPTAASAIQIGDPVSINRAISILKRFNGIVEQATEQELADAAARADRTGAYACPHTGVALAALIKLVERGEIKRSDRVVVISTAHGLKFSRFKVEYHEGTLRDVVGQYTNPPIELPPDVDAVRRAIAQRFGD; the protein is encoded by the coding sequence ATGTATCACGCATGGTTTGCTGCCCAGGATGACCCAAACGAACGTTATCCTCTGACCGAGGTCGTGTACTACAGCCGGTCGGGAGGCTTACTCGAAGTACAGCATGATATGGCAGCGTTGGCCCAACGCAGCCCGGAAGAATGGAAGCGCCTGTTTGATGAGCGCTGGATGCGGACAGCCTGGCCCTATGGTAGTGGGGTGTGGGGGAAGAAAGAGTGGGTCTGCCCGATTGTATCTGACGACAACGTGGTCAGTATGTTTGAGGGTGGAACCAACCTGTTTTGGGCCGAGCGTTTCGGGCGTGAAATCGGGCTGGAAGACCTCTGGATCAAGATGTGTGGCAATTCTCACACCGGTTCGTTCAAAGATCTCGGTATGACAGTGCTGGTTAGTGTGGTCAAGCAGATGATCAGCGAGGGCAAGCCGATCCGGGCAATCGCCTGCGCCTCAACCGGCGATACGTCTGCGGCACTGGCGGCCTACGGAGCAGCAGCCGGCATTCCTACCATTGTCTTCCTGCCGAAAGGGAAGGTAAGTATCGCTCAACTGGTACAACCGGTGGCCCACGGTGCGCTGGTACTGGCGCTTGATACCGATTTTGATGGCTGTATGCGGATCGTGCGCGAGATTACTGCCAATCCCGACAACGGTATCTACCTTGCCAATTCGCTCAATTCACTGCGGGTCGAAGGGCAGAAGACGGTTGGGATCGAGATTGTACAGCAATTTGACTGGGAAGTGCCAGACTGGATCATCATTCCGGGTGGCAATCTAGGCAACACCTTTGCTCTGGGCAAGGGTTTGTTGATGATGCACGAACTGGGCCTGATTGATCGACTGCCACGGATCGTCACGGCGCAGGCCGCCAATGCCAACCCACTCTACCGCTCGTACCTAACCGGTTTTCGCGAGTATGAGCCGATTAAGGCTCAGCCTACTGCCGCCAGTGCAATTCAGATTGGCGATCCGGTAAGCATCAATCGCGCAATCAGCATTCTCAAACGCTTCAACGGCATCGTCGAACAGGCGACCGAACAGGAGCTGGCCGATGCTGCGGCTCGCGCTGATCGAACTGGCGCTTACGCCTGTCCACATACTGGGGTCGCGCTGGCAGCCCTGATCAAACTGGTGGAACGGGGTGAGATCAAGCGAAGTGATCGGGTTGTTGTCATCTCAACTGCTCACGGCCTCAAGTTCAGCCGCTTCAAAGTAGAGTATCATGAAGGTACGCTCCGCGATGTTGTCGGGCAGTACACCAATCCCCCAATAGAATTACCGCCTGACGTGGACGCGGTGCGCCGGGCAATTGCCCAGCGGTTTGGAGATTGA